One genomic segment of Callospermophilus lateralis isolate mCalLat2 chromosome 20, mCalLat2.hap1, whole genome shotgun sequence includes these proteins:
- the Lsm3 gene encoding U6 snRNA-associated Sm-like protein LSm3 gives MADDVDQQQTTNTVEEPLDLIRLSLDERIYVKMRNDRELRGRLHAYDQHLNMILGDVEETVTTIEIDEETYEEIYKSTKRNIPMLFVRGDGVVLVAPPLRVG, from the exons atggcggacgaCGTGGACCAG CAACAAACCACCAACACCGTAGAGGAGCCGCTGGACCTCATCAGGCTCAGCCTGGATGAGCGCATTTACGTGAAGATGAGAAATGACCGGGAGCTGCGAGGCAGGTTACAT GCTTATGATCAACACTTAAATATGATCCTGGGCGACGTGGAGGAAACCGTGACCACGATAGAGATCGACGAAGAGACGTATGAAGAGATCTATAAG TCGACCAAGCGGAACATTCCGATGCTCTTTGTCCGGGGAGATGGGGTCGTGCTTGTCGCCCCTCCACTGAGAGTCGGCTGA
- the Xpc gene encoding DNA repair protein complementing XP-C cells isoform X2: MEFETHLRRMMKRFSKEVHENTHKVHLLCLLANGFCRNSVCSQPDLLAIGLSIIPTRFTKVPPRDVDVSFLSNLVKWFIGTFTVNPDLSTNEQDGLQTTLERRFAIYSARDDEELVHIFLLILRALRLLTRLVLSLQPIPLKLSVAKGRRLSKERSAEGAGDSPEAGSQVPGDPKTPKTSPRAGPEGASSKGPSQRGAKARKTKAARPGRKQGDSSSEEGSQGQGPGKAQGRPRGRQRRVTSRVSYKEDSGSGRSSSSSDFELSSGEAHGSSGEDSEPGPRKRRKAPAPRKTKSGPKSEHCKRPAASSVSSSRKRGKKATSKADEAAEAAGRGPPGVDQWLEVFCEREARWVCVDCVHGVVGQPLACYRFATRPVTYIVGIDSDGWVRDVTQRYDPAWMTATRKCRVDPEWWAETLRPYQSPQLERDKKEDSEFQAKHLGQPLPTAIGTYKNHPLYALKRHLLKYEAIYPESAAILGYCRGEAVYSRDCVHTLHSRDTWLKQARVVRLGEVPYKMVKGFSNRARKARLAEPQLQDHNDLALFGRWQTEEYQPPVAVDGKVPRNEFGNVYLFLPSMMPIGCVQLNLPNLHRVARKLDIDCVQAVTGFDFHGGYSHPVTEGYIVCEEFRDVLLTAWENEQALVEQREKEKREKRALGHWKLLTKGLLIRERLKLRYGAQKEAVASPAEAGGGLSSDEEEGTSSQAEAARILAASWPQNRGAEEEEQKPRRPQTRRGRKAAAAHLFPFEKM; this comes from the exons ATGGAGTTTGAGACGCACCTGCGGAGGATGATGAAGCGCTTCAGTAAAGAAGTCCACGAGAACACGCACAAG GTTCACCTGCTGTGCCTGCTGGCCAATGGCTTCTGTCGAAATAGCGTCTGCAGCCAGCCAGACCTGCTCGCCATTGGCCTCTCCATCATCCCCACTCGCTTTACCAAAGTGCCGCCTCGCGACGTGGACGTCAGCTTCCTTTCCAACCTGGTGAAGTG GTTCATTGGGACCTTCACGGTCAATCCGGACCTCTCCACCAACGAGCAAGATGGCCTGCAGACGACACTCGAGAGGAGGTTTGCCATCTACTCCGCACGAGATGATGAGGAGCTGGTCCAT ATATTCCTGTTGATTCTCCGGGCTCTGCGGCTCCTGACCCGCCTGGTGCTCTCTCTCCAGCCAATTCCTCTGAAGTTATCTGTGGCAAAG GGAAGGAGACTGTCCAAGGAGAGATCCGCAGAAGGTGCTGGAGACTCCCCAGAAGCCGGCAGCCAAGTCCCGGGAGACCCAAAGACACCCAAGACCAGCCCAAGAGCCGGACCAGAGGGAGCGTCTTCCAAGGGCCCCAGCCAGCGGGGGGCCAAGGCCAGGAAGACCAAGGCGGCCAGGCCCGGCAGGAAACAGGGCGACTCCTCCAGCGAGGAGGGCAGCCAAGGGCAGGGGCCCGGGAAAGCCCAGGGGCGGCCTCGGGGCCGGCAGCGACGGGTGACCTCCAGGGTGTCTTACAAAGAGGACAGCGGGAGTGGCCGGTCCAGCAGCAGCTCTGACTTCGAGCTCTCCAGCGGGGAGGCCCATGGTTCCTCCGGGGAGGACTCTGAACCCGGCCCTCGGAAGCGGAGGAAGGCCCCCGCCCCTCGGAAGACAAAGTCTGGGCCCAAGAGTGAGCACTGTAAGCGCCCGGCAGCGTCGTCGGTCTCCTCGAGCCGCAAGAGAGGCAAGAAGGCCACTAGCAAGGCCGATGAGGCTGCGGAGGCCGCAGGCAGGGGCCCACCCGGGGTGGACCAGTGGCTGGAGGTGTTCTGCGAGCGCGAGGCCCGGTGGGTGTGCGTGGACTGCGTGCACGGCGTggtgggccagcccctggcctgcTACAGGTTCGCCACCAGGCCCGTGACCTACATCGTGGGCATCGACAGCGACGGCTGGGTCCGGGACGTCACGCAGAGGTATGACCCCGCCTGGATGACGGCCACCCGCAAGTGCCGAGTGGATCCCGAGTGGTGGGCTGAGACCCTGAGGCCCTACCAGAGCCCGCAGCTGGAGAGGGACAAGAAGGAGGACTCGGAG TTCCAGGCCAAGCACCTGGGCCAGCCTCTGCCCACTGCCATCGGCACCTACAAGAACCACCCTCTGTACGCCCTGAAGCGGCACCTCCTCAAGTACGAGGCCATCTACCCCGAGTCGGCGGCCATCCTGGGCTACTGTCGTGGGGAAGCTGTCTACTCCAG GGACTGTGTGCACACCCTGCACTCCAGGGACACGTGGCTGAAGCAGGCCCGGGTGGTGCGGCTGGGAGAAGTGCCTTACAAG ATGGTGAAGGGCTTCTCCAACCGCGCCCGCAAGGCCCGCCTGGCCGAGCCCCAGCTGCAGGACCACAATGACCTGGCCCTGTTCGGCCGCTGGCAGACGGAGGAGTACCAGCCCCCGGTGGCCGTGGACGGGAAG GTGCCGCGgaatgagtttgggaacgtgtacCTCTTCCTGCCCAGCATGATGCCCATCGGCTGCGTCCAGCTCAACCTGCCCAATCTGCACCGCGTGGCCCGCAAGCTGGACATCGACTGTGTCCAGGCCGTCACGGGCTTCGATTTCCACGGAGGCTACTCCCACCCTGT AACCGAGGGCTACATCGTCTGCGAGGAATTCAGAGACGTGCTCCTGACGGCCTGGGAGAACGAGCAGGCCCTCGTCGAGCAGAGGGAGAAGGAG AAGAGGGAGAAGCGGGCGCTGGGGCACTGGAAGCTGCTGACCAAGGGCCTGCTCATCCGCGAGAGGCTGAAGCTGAGATACGGGGCCCAG AAGGAGGCGGTGGCTTCCCCCGCAGAGGCAGGAGGTGGCCTGTCATCCGATGAGGAGGAGGGGACCAGCTCTCAAGCTGAAGCCGCCCGGATCCTGGCTGCCTCCTGGCCCCAGAACCGGGGggctgaggaggaggagcagaagcccAGGCGCCCCCAGACCAGGAGGGGCAGGAAGGCGGCCGCCGCCCACCTGTTCCCGTTTGAGAAGATGTGA
- the Xpc gene encoding DNA repair protein complementing XP-C cells isoform X1, with the protein MARRRGARGKPRGREPSGRSVRGKNAAAREEAAGVCEDKKPEAPKKSLVPKVFPGKKKRGRSHPGDSPERPARKKVAKATVAAGSLPVKEEALGEGEEVRGFSGDFKKVHVKKEAPEDRTSSEGEDEEESEEDWEEVEELSEPGPSHVGGGSASSASAVPVEPVEIEIETPEQAKSRERREKIKMEFETHLRRMMKRFSKEVHENTHKVHLLCLLANGFCRNSVCSQPDLLAIGLSIIPTRFTKVPPRDVDVSFLSNLVKWFIGTFTVNPDLSTNEQDGLQTTLERRFAIYSARDDEELVHIFLLILRALRLLTRLVLSLQPIPLKLSVAKGRRLSKERSAEGAGDSPEAGSQVPGDPKTPKTSPRAGPEGASSKGPSQRGAKARKTKAARPGRKQGDSSSEEGSQGQGPGKAQGRPRGRQRRVTSRVSYKEDSGSGRSSSSSDFELSSGEAHGSSGEDSEPGPRKRRKAPAPRKTKSGPKSEHCKRPAASSVSSSRKRGKKATSKADEAAEAAGRGPPGVDQWLEVFCEREARWVCVDCVHGVVGQPLACYRFATRPVTYIVGIDSDGWVRDVTQRYDPAWMTATRKCRVDPEWWAETLRPYQSPQLERDKKEDSEFQAKHLGQPLPTAIGTYKNHPLYALKRHLLKYEAIYPESAAILGYCRGEAVYSRDCVHTLHSRDTWLKQARVVRLGEVPYKMVKGFSNRARKARLAEPQLQDHNDLALFGRWQTEEYQPPVAVDGKVPRNEFGNVYLFLPSMMPIGCVQLNLPNLHRVARKLDIDCVQAVTGFDFHGGYSHPVTEGYIVCEEFRDVLLTAWENEQALVEQREKEKREKRALGHWKLLTKGLLIRERLKLRYGAQKEAVASPAEAGGGLSSDEEEGTSSQAEAARILAASWPQNRGAEEEEQKPRRPQTRRGRKAAAAHLFPFEKM; encoded by the exons ATGGCTCGCAGGCGCGGGGCCCGAGGGAAGCCGCGGGGACGCGAGCCCAGCGGCCGGAGCGTCAGGGGCAAGAATGCGGCGGCGCGTGAGGAGGCGGCGG GTGTCTGTGAAGACAAGAAACCGGAAGCCCCCAAGAAGAGCCTCGTTCCAAAAGTCTTCCCAGGAAAGAAGAAGAGAGGTCGCAGTCACCCTGGGGACTCCCCAGAGCGCCCAGCAAGAAAGAAGGTGGCCAAGGCGACTGTCGCGGCTGGGAGCCTCCCGGTGAAGGAGGAAGCCCTGGGTGAAGGGGAAGAGGTCAG GGGCTTTTCAGGGGACTTCAAGAAGGTACATGTGAAGAAGGAGGCCCCCGAGGACAGAACCAGCAGCGAAGGAGAAGATGAGGAGGAGAGTGAGGAGGACTGGGAGGAGGTGGAAG AGCTCAGCGAGCCTGGGCCGAGCCACGTGGGAGGCGGCTCAGCCTCGTCTGCGTCTGCGGTGCCTGTGGAGCCCGTGGAGATAGAGATCGAGACCCCGGAGCAGGCCAAGAGCAGAGAGAGGAG GGAGAAGATAAAGATGGAGTTTGAGACGCACCTGCGGAGGATGATGAAGCGCTTCAGTAAAGAAGTCCACGAGAACACGCACAAG GTTCACCTGCTGTGCCTGCTGGCCAATGGCTTCTGTCGAAATAGCGTCTGCAGCCAGCCAGACCTGCTCGCCATTGGCCTCTCCATCATCCCCACTCGCTTTACCAAAGTGCCGCCTCGCGACGTGGACGTCAGCTTCCTTTCCAACCTGGTGAAGTG GTTCATTGGGACCTTCACGGTCAATCCGGACCTCTCCACCAACGAGCAAGATGGCCTGCAGACGACACTCGAGAGGAGGTTTGCCATCTACTCCGCACGAGATGATGAGGAGCTGGTCCAT ATATTCCTGTTGATTCTCCGGGCTCTGCGGCTCCTGACCCGCCTGGTGCTCTCTCTCCAGCCAATTCCTCTGAAGTTATCTGTGGCAAAG GGAAGGAGACTGTCCAAGGAGAGATCCGCAGAAGGTGCTGGAGACTCCCCAGAAGCCGGCAGCCAAGTCCCGGGAGACCCAAAGACACCCAAGACCAGCCCAAGAGCCGGACCAGAGGGAGCGTCTTCCAAGGGCCCCAGCCAGCGGGGGGCCAAGGCCAGGAAGACCAAGGCGGCCAGGCCCGGCAGGAAACAGGGCGACTCCTCCAGCGAGGAGGGCAGCCAAGGGCAGGGGCCCGGGAAAGCCCAGGGGCGGCCTCGGGGCCGGCAGCGACGGGTGACCTCCAGGGTGTCTTACAAAGAGGACAGCGGGAGTGGCCGGTCCAGCAGCAGCTCTGACTTCGAGCTCTCCAGCGGGGAGGCCCATGGTTCCTCCGGGGAGGACTCTGAACCCGGCCCTCGGAAGCGGAGGAAGGCCCCCGCCCCTCGGAAGACAAAGTCTGGGCCCAAGAGTGAGCACTGTAAGCGCCCGGCAGCGTCGTCGGTCTCCTCGAGCCGCAAGAGAGGCAAGAAGGCCACTAGCAAGGCCGATGAGGCTGCGGAGGCCGCAGGCAGGGGCCCACCCGGGGTGGACCAGTGGCTGGAGGTGTTCTGCGAGCGCGAGGCCCGGTGGGTGTGCGTGGACTGCGTGCACGGCGTggtgggccagcccctggcctgcTACAGGTTCGCCACCAGGCCCGTGACCTACATCGTGGGCATCGACAGCGACGGCTGGGTCCGGGACGTCACGCAGAGGTATGACCCCGCCTGGATGACGGCCACCCGCAAGTGCCGAGTGGATCCCGAGTGGTGGGCTGAGACCCTGAGGCCCTACCAGAGCCCGCAGCTGGAGAGGGACAAGAAGGAGGACTCGGAG TTCCAGGCCAAGCACCTGGGCCAGCCTCTGCCCACTGCCATCGGCACCTACAAGAACCACCCTCTGTACGCCCTGAAGCGGCACCTCCTCAAGTACGAGGCCATCTACCCCGAGTCGGCGGCCATCCTGGGCTACTGTCGTGGGGAAGCTGTCTACTCCAG GGACTGTGTGCACACCCTGCACTCCAGGGACACGTGGCTGAAGCAGGCCCGGGTGGTGCGGCTGGGAGAAGTGCCTTACAAG ATGGTGAAGGGCTTCTCCAACCGCGCCCGCAAGGCCCGCCTGGCCGAGCCCCAGCTGCAGGACCACAATGACCTGGCCCTGTTCGGCCGCTGGCAGACGGAGGAGTACCAGCCCCCGGTGGCCGTGGACGGGAAG GTGCCGCGgaatgagtttgggaacgtgtacCTCTTCCTGCCCAGCATGATGCCCATCGGCTGCGTCCAGCTCAACCTGCCCAATCTGCACCGCGTGGCCCGCAAGCTGGACATCGACTGTGTCCAGGCCGTCACGGGCTTCGATTTCCACGGAGGCTACTCCCACCCTGT AACCGAGGGCTACATCGTCTGCGAGGAATTCAGAGACGTGCTCCTGACGGCCTGGGAGAACGAGCAGGCCCTCGTCGAGCAGAGGGAGAAGGAG AAGAGGGAGAAGCGGGCGCTGGGGCACTGGAAGCTGCTGACCAAGGGCCTGCTCATCCGCGAGAGGCTGAAGCTGAGATACGGGGCCCAG AAGGAGGCGGTGGCTTCCCCCGCAGAGGCAGGAGGTGGCCTGTCATCCGATGAGGAGGAGGGGACCAGCTCTCAAGCTGAAGCCGCCCGGATCCTGGCTGCCTCCTGGCCCCAGAACCGGGGggctgaggaggaggagcagaagcccAGGCGCCCCCAGACCAGGAGGGGCAGGAAGGCGGCCGCCGCCCACCTGTTCCCGTTTGAGAAGATGTGA